DNA sequence from the Phoenix dactylifera cultivar Barhee BC4 chromosome 13, palm_55x_up_171113_PBpolish2nd_filt_p, whole genome shotgun sequence genome:
TGTAGTATCGACCTTCGAAAAGTTTAAACAGAAGGAAGTAGTCATTTGGTAGAAAATGCTCATGTTTTTCATCAAATCATACCACAATATTAGCCCATAAGAAATTGTTAGGTTGGGTTTGTAAATCAGAAGTTCATGGTAAAAGCTTCTCATATGTGAAATCAAGGAACTTTTTTGTCCTTTTCGCTCCATGGACCTTCCAAAAGTTTAAACAGAAGGAAGCAGTCATCTAGTAGAAAATGAAAGGAGATTGTTAAAGTGGTAGTACATACCATTGCCAATTGCTATGGTTGCAAAGGCAGTTCGGGAAAAGCCTGAAGATGCAAGGTCATACTCAAATGTCCAGTAGTTCTTTCCATCAATTGTACGCTGCATAAGGTGGGATACAAGAAGGATTAATCAGGATGTGGTAAATGGATGAATTATTCATCTAAAGAACAATTCTTTATTCCTCTTAGTGATCGGTTTATTTGGTAGAGCTTTGTTAATGGACTGATAGCATCTTCCTGAACCTGCACATAGTAGTCAAACAGGAAAACATTCTATGCAATACAAATATAACTCTCATACATTTACATGTGTTTTTGTGTTTTCTCTCCTTGATGTAGTGTCTCTGAATCATGCATACCAGGAAGACTATAAAAAAAGTGAAGTGGGATAACATGGCTAGTGCAAGCATCAACAGCAACGTGCCCACAATTATCAAGAAAATGTCTAAAATAATAATGAgatacaagagagagagagagagagaggtgtctAGGAAACTACAGAatatgttttttgtttttctgatttaagtCTCATAGTTAAATTTGTTTTGAACAATATATAAACAGCCTCTAATTTGCAATTAATGAATTAATCTGAAGCAACATTTTAAAATAATCcaatctgctaaagaaatcagGCACTCTGGAGCTGAGAAATATTAAAAGCTAGAACAACTTTATGCTAATGCAAAATGGAGTTATACATAGCCTTTTCAAAGGCAACTAGGAGAAAAACAACCTTAATTCTGTGCTGTACTTAATTGCTCTACATAATTTATACTAGGAGAAAACATGGTCTGAAGTATATGGAAGTAGAAAATCTTACATTGTTTTGAATATATGGATTTTTATTCTCAAAAGACAAAAGCATGTGGATTTTGTGTTTTTCAATATGTATCCACAAGTAGAAAAACCATATTTTTAAGGATTCAATGCGCATTCTCTCATGTGCCGACGACAATATTAACTTACAATAGTCTTTGCTAACCTTAATATGATAGTGCAATCATCTAGAAGAATAATAATGGCTATCGCCACAAAGAGTCATATATGGTAAGTCCAAAGCACAAAAATGAATCAGATAGAATGTAAGGGTCAAAGAAACAGACCTCCTGCATATCATATATTGTTGGTATCTGAGTCGGTGCAGCATATACATTTTTAACCAAATCGAATATGACCTGTTAAGCATATCAAAACTTGTTGATAACAAATGCATCTTAGCAAGCACACAAAGTGATTCTGAAGGTAATTATTTTCTGGGCATACTTAACCCATTGTACAAAGTGAGGTATGTACTAGTGAACAACCTTGGGAAGAAAACAATTTAAGGCCCGCAGATGGGATCTAAGCTAAGATTAGGAtggaactttggaagaatatggGCTAGGCAGGCCAATAGGCCCGATTCCAATAGAAAATCCAGCTCAATCCTGCTGGATTTtccaaacaggccctaaatAGGTAAGATAAACTTGAAGTTCATGTCTTACGTATAAAATTAGAACACGTTTGATAAGATTTAAAGGACCAATGGTATTACCTCTTCCATGGGACCCAAATCATGAACATCATTTTTATTTGTAGGAATAAAGCTGACTCTCACATGCTGCAATGCTGCAAAGCGATCTTTGAATGCTGAATCATGACCCCGAAAGTCAAAGTCCTATACAATATTAAAGACAGAATTTAAAtcatttttcataataattcGAAGATAGAATATTTGCAGATCCATTGCATGACTTACCCTCCAATCCGATGGGTAAACATATGAATATCCATCTGTAAAATCTACAAAAGCTTGATAGCCCTTTGGTACTCCTGCAATCTTGTATAAAATTATATTAGGCCCTATAAGGAAGAACTCTGTGAACATATTTAACATATtccttcagaaaaaaaaaagaagaagaaagactaTGAAGCCATTAGATGAAAGTGAGGTATTCACATTTTTGATGCAACATATCATCCCAAGGAACAAGAGTGAAATGAaaattcacttctttttttgagagaaaatgATGAGTAAGAACCCAAAAAAATGCCACTACAAACAGGGAAAACCATGATTTTACCTTCAGCAGATGCAAATCTTGCAGGGAACAAACTAGTGGTCACTGCCCCAACACCAACTAATATTAGTCTTCTCTTCAAGCAGTCTGTAAGTCACCATATAAAGTTTGAAATCAGACATTGTCTTTTAAAAATTGTTGCTTGGACTCTCTGGCATTATCAACATATTGGATCTTATCTTCAGCATCTAAATTAATGACTGATTCCACCAAATAAATTCATGTAGATGAGGGGCAACTAACAACAAAAGTAGTAACCTAACATACACCATCGTTTACAGACCATTCACACTTCACAACtaagaaaaagcaaagaaacaaaaacaacaAATGACCATATGGTCTTAGAAATGTTGTATCCAGTGTGGGTGGGGAAGATGCACAGCAGAAGCTCTAGGGAAAGTAAAACGAAGAAGTATAAATTTAAGATTTTTCATTTAGATTAGTTGACAGGCTCCTACTCTACAGGAGATCTTTCTGCCACTTTGGAGATATGGTTGCTCACGGTGCTCTCCTAAGATACAGTCACCTACTTAGTCACCTGCTACACCTTCTTAACAGTATACTGCACCAAGATTTTGGTTGTAACACTTGCTTGAAGGAGATACGCAGAGAAGCAACACGTATAAATTATGAACatggaagagataaaaaggactaATATATAAACTACTAAATCCTAGTGTATATCAGGAAAACACTAATATACAGACACTGTCAGGATCGGTGGCATGGTCTGATACCACTTGATGGTAA
Encoded proteins:
- the LOC103711392 gene encoding photosynthetic NDH subunit of lumenal location 1, chloroplastic isoform X1; its protein translation is MATLRSWVSSLPNQFAMQNSAVSSRSTVVPSSVIKASSGDLLMNEKDCLKRRLILVGVGAVTTSLFPARFASAEGVPKGYQAFVDFTDGYSYVYPSDWRDFDFRGHDSAFKDRFAALQHVRVSFIPTNKNDVHDLGPMEEVIFDLVKNVYAAPTQIPTIYDMQERTIDGKNYWTFEYDLASSGFSRTAFATIAIGNGRYYTLVVGANERRWSRLRDKLKVVADSFKILDI
- the LOC103711392 gene encoding photosynthetic NDH subunit of lumenal location 1, chloroplastic isoform X3 — translated: MATLRSWVSSLPNQFAMQNSAVSSRSTVVPSSVIKASSGDLLMNEKDCLKRRLILVGVGAVTTSLFPARFASAEGVPKGYQAFVDFTDGYSYVYPSDWRDFDFRGHDSAFKDRFAALQHVRVSFIPTNKNDVHDLGPMEEVIFDLVKNVYAAPTQIPTIYDMQERTIDGKNYWTFEYDLASSGFSRTAFATIAIGNGPWSEKDKKVP
- the LOC103711392 gene encoding photosynthetic NDH subunit of lumenal location 1, chloroplastic isoform X2, with amino-acid sequence MATLRSWVSSLPNQNSAVSSRSTVVPSSVIKASSGDLLMNEKDCLKRRLILVGVGAVTTSLFPARFASAEGVPKGYQAFVDFTDGYSYVYPSDWRDFDFRGHDSAFKDRFAALQHVRVSFIPTNKNDVHDLGPMEEVIFDLVKNVYAAPTQIPTIYDMQERTIDGKNYWTFEYDLASSGFSRTAFATIAIGNGRYYTLVVGANERRWSRLRDKLKVVADSFKILDI